Part of the Methylorubrum populi genome is shown below.
AGCCAGAACCGATGCACCGGGCCATGGCCGAGACGCTCGCGCGCGCCGTGGATCGCATCCGGGACATCCAGGCCGAGGCACGCGGGGGCGGCATGGGCTTCCGCCGCCCGCGCTGGCCGATGATCGTGCTGCGCAGCCCCAAGGGCTGGACCGGCCCGAAGACCGTCGACGGCAAGCGGGTGGAGGGCTTCTGGCGCGCCCACCAAGTGCCGGTGGGCAACGCCCGCACCGATGACGGACACCGTAAGATCCTTGAGGACTGGATGCGCAGTTACGCGCCCGAAACGCTCTTCGACGAGACCGGTCGCCTGCTGCCCGAACTCGCCGCCCTCGCCCCCCAGGGCAATCGCCGCATGAGCGCGAACCCGCACGCCAATGGCGGTCTTCTGCGCCGGGAATTGCGGTTTCCGCGCTGGCAGGACTTCGCCCTGGCAGTGCCGCAGCCCGGCGCGGCCCTGGGCGAGGCGACGCGCACGCTCGGGCACTACCTGCGCGACGTGGTCAGGCTCAACGCCGAGGCGCGCAACTTCCGCATCATGGGCCCGGACGAGACGGCCTCGAACCGGCTCGATGCCGTGTTCGAGGCGACCGACCGGGTCTGGATCGAGAACATCGAGCCCTACGACGTGAGCCTCGCCCATGAGGGCCGGGTGATGGAGGTCTTGAGCGAGCACCTCTGCCAGGGCTGGCTTGAAGGCTACCTCCTCACCGGCCGCCACGGCCTGTTCTCCTGCTACGAGGCGTTCATCCACATCGTCGATTCGATGTTCAACCAGCACGCCAAGTGGCTGAAGGTGTCGCGCGAGCTCGGCTGGCGACGACCGATCTCCTCGCTCAACTACCTGCTGACCTCCCATGTCTGGAGGCAGGATCACAACGGCTTCAGCCACCAGGACCCCGGCTTCATCGACCTCGTCGCCAACAAGAAGTCGGACATCGTCCGGGTCTACCTGCCGCCGGACGCCAACACCCTGCTCTGGGTCGCCGATCACTGCCTGAAGACCTACGACCGCATCAACGTGATCGTGGCCGGCAAGCAGCCGCAGCCGCAATGGCTCAACGCGCAGGAGGCCGGGCTGCATTGCGAGGCGGGCATCGGTATCTGGCACTGGGCAGGCACCGACGAGAGCGGCTTGGAGCCCGATGTCGTGATGGCCTGCGCCGGCGACGTGCCGACCCTCGAAACTCTGGCCGCCGTCGACCTGCTGAAGCGGGCCGTGCCGGGCCTGCGCATCCGTGTCGTCAACGTGGTCGACCTGATGACGCTGCAATCGAATCGGGACCATCCGCACGGGCTGTCGGATGCCGAGTTCGACAGCCTCTTCACCCGCGATAAGCCGGTGATCTTCGCCTATCACGGCTATCCCTATCTCATTCACCGGCTCACCTACTCGCGGGCCAACCACGCCAACATGCATGTGCGCGGCTTCATCGAGGAGGGCACCACGACGACGCCCTTCGACATGGTGGTGCTGAACGAGCTCGACCGCTTCCACCTCGCCATC
Proteins encoded:
- a CDS encoding phosphoketolase family protein, translating into MTEPTTAQRPAAVLDGAELALIDRYWQAANYLSVGQIYLLDNPLLRAPLEPQHIKARLLGHWGTTPGLNFIYVHLNRVIKARDLDAIYICGPGHGGPGIVANTYLEGTYSEVYPEISQDAEGMRKLFRQFSFPGGIPSHVAPETPGSIHEGGELGYALVHAFGAVFDNPDLIAACVVGDGEAETGPLAASWHSNKFLSPVTDGAVLPILHLNGYKIANPTVLGRMRDDELEALFTGYGYEPFFVEGDQPEPMHRAMAETLARAVDRIRDIQAEARGGGMGFRRPRWPMIVLRSPKGWTGPKTVDGKRVEGFWRAHQVPVGNARTDDGHRKILEDWMRSYAPETLFDETGRLLPELAALAPQGNRRMSANPHANGGLLRRELRFPRWQDFALAVPQPGAALGEATRTLGHYLRDVVRLNAEARNFRIMGPDETASNRLDAVFEATDRVWIENIEPYDVSLAHEGRVMEVLSEHLCQGWLEGYLLTGRHGLFSCYEAFIHIVDSMFNQHAKWLKVSRELGWRRPISSLNYLLTSHVWRQDHNGFSHQDPGFIDLVANKKSDIVRVYLPPDANTLLWVADHCLKTYDRINVIVAGKQPQPQWLNAQEAGLHCEAGIGIWHWAGTDESGLEPDVVMACAGDVPTLETLAAVDLLKRAVPGLRIRVVNVVDLMTLQSNRDHPHGLSDAEFDSLFTRDKPVIFAYHGYPYLIHRLTYSRANHANMHVRGFIEEGTTTTPFDMVVLNELDRFHLAIEAIDRVPGLVTRAARAKQEFRDRLTAHKLHIREYGEDLPEIQGWKWPYETRRESEAPH